A single Cryomorphaceae bacterium DNA region contains:
- the crtI gene encoding phytoene desaturase yields the protein MKNPPKKALIVGAGIAGIATSIRLRKLGYEVDVLEANDYPGGKLTAFDQDGFRFDAGPSLFTLPYLVDELFELCDENPRDHFNYHGKEVACHYFWEDGTFLPAWTDRSRFAHEVEERLEVPAARLSRHLEHAQTLWDSTSTLFMERSLHRLETYLSRETLKAMVNLHRLNLLTTMHKANERALKHPKLTQLFDRYATYNGSSPYLAPGVMNIIPHLEHHLGTYYPEGGMHEITMSLVRLAERIGVRFTYQCPVERIRVEKDMAVGVEVASAREGQKFIPADVVVSNMDVVPTYRRLMPEQKAPEKTLAQPRSSSALIWYWGINRSFPGLDLHNIFFSEDYQTEFDYIFEKGKVFEDPTVYVNISSKEDPKDAPEGMENWFVMVNVPGNTGQDWDMLIGQTRNAVLKKLSRMLGEDIESLITSESVLDPISIESKTSSYQGSLYGAASNNSMAAFLRHPNFHRRINGLYFAGGSAHPGGGIPLCLLSARITADLVEKIERP from the coding sequence ATGAAGAACCCGCCCAAAAAAGCCCTCATTGTGGGCGCCGGAATCGCTGGAATCGCCACGTCTATCCGACTGCGGAAGCTCGGATACGAAGTAGATGTGCTGGAAGCCAACGATTATCCAGGTGGAAAGCTTACGGCTTTTGACCAAGACGGTTTTCGGTTCGATGCGGGGCCTTCGCTCTTTACCTTGCCCTATCTCGTCGATGAACTCTTCGAATTGTGTGACGAGAATCCTCGCGATCACTTCAACTACCACGGAAAAGAGGTTGCCTGCCACTATTTCTGGGAAGACGGCACCTTTTTACCGGCATGGACGGATCGCTCTCGGTTTGCACATGAAGTAGAAGAGCGGTTGGAAGTGCCTGCGGCACGATTGTCTCGCCACCTTGAACACGCCCAGACCTTGTGGGACAGCACCAGTACGCTTTTTATGGAGCGCAGCTTGCATCGGCTCGAGACCTATTTAAGTCGGGAAACGCTGAAGGCCATGGTCAATCTGCACCGCTTGAACCTGTTGACCACCATGCACAAGGCCAACGAACGAGCCTTAAAGCACCCCAAGCTCACCCAGCTTTTTGACCGATACGCGACCTACAATGGTTCCAGTCCCTATTTGGCACCAGGGGTCATGAACATCATACCCCACCTCGAGCATCACTTGGGTACGTATTATCCCGAGGGAGGCATGCACGAAATCACCATGTCCTTGGTTCGCTTAGCTGAGCGAATAGGAGTGCGTTTCACGTACCAATGCCCAGTGGAGCGTATCCGTGTGGAAAAGGATATGGCCGTTGGGGTAGAGGTAGCATCGGCCCGTGAGGGCCAGAAATTTATTCCCGCGGATGTAGTGGTCAGCAACATGGACGTGGTGCCTACCTATAGAAGGCTCATGCCCGAGCAAAAGGCCCCGGAGAAGACCTTGGCGCAACCGCGGAGCAGCAGCGCGCTGATTTGGTATTGGGGCATTAATCGGAGCTTTCCAGGCTTGGATTTACACAACATATTCTTCAGTGAGGATTACCAGACGGAATTTGACTATATCTTCGAAAAAGGCAAGGTCTTTGAGGATCCTACGGTGTATGTAAACATCAGCAGTAAGGAAGATCCGAAAGACGCCCCAGAGGGAATGGAAAATTGGTTCGTCATGGTGAATGTGCCCGGGAATACCGGTCAAGACTGGGACATGCTCATTGGGCAAACCCGGAATGCCGTTCTGAAGAAATTGAGCCGCATGTTGGGCGAAGATATCGAGTCGTTGATTACCAGTGAGTCTGTGCTTGATCCGATCAGTATTGAATCGAAAACAAGTTCGTATCAAGGTTCGCTGTACGGAGCTGCTTCGAATAATTCCATGGCCGCTTTTTTAAGGCATCCGAATTTTCATCGACGCATAAACGGGCTCTATTTCGCGGGAGGTAGCGCTCATCCCGGTGGGGGAATACCCCTGTGTTTATTGTCTGCAAGGATCACCGCTGATCTGGTTGAAAAAATTGAACGTCCATGA
- a CDS encoding carotenoid biosynthesis protein: protein MTVKAKRSIIVLIILHVVGILGMLSPLKHWFVALTPVNLLITAGLLLWNHREFRLSTAWMLLLAYFVGLGVEIIGVATGAIFGEYKYGIVLGPKLAGAPMVIGVNWVILLFASGELARWMFRWVGWRMIAGAFSMVLLDILIEPVAISLEWWAWTRGVPPLMNYVGWFLVSLSLHAVYAWTLRDQRNDIGSAVFAILFGFFVLLNIALV from the coding sequence ATGACCGTAAAGGCCAAGCGCTCCATAATTGTCCTCATCATCCTCCACGTTGTGGGAATTCTCGGTATGCTCAGTCCGCTGAAGCACTGGTTTGTCGCATTGACGCCGGTGAACCTGCTCATCACGGCGGGCTTGCTTCTTTGGAATCACCGCGAATTCCGGTTGAGTACCGCGTGGATGCTCTTGTTGGCTTATTTTGTTGGTTTGGGGGTCGAAATCATCGGAGTAGCTACTGGCGCCATATTCGGGGAGTACAAGTACGGTATTGTGCTCGGTCCAAAACTGGCCGGTGCGCCTATGGTTATCGGGGTCAACTGGGTCATTTTGCTCTTCGCATCCGGAGAGCTGGCCCGATGGATGTTTCGCTGGGTGGGTTGGCGTATGATTGCCGGAGCCTTCAGCATGGTACTCCTCGATATTCTCATTGAACCCGTGGCTATTTCCCTGGAATGGTGGGCGTGGACCCGCGGAGTGCCACCACTTATGAACTATGTCGGCTGGTTCCTCGTTTCGCTTTCATTGCATGCCGTATATGCTTGGACACTGCGCGATCAGCGCAATGATATTGGCTCAGCGGTATTCGCCATTCTCTTTGGCTTTTTCGTATTGCTTAATATTGCGTTGGTATGA
- a CDS encoding sterol desaturase family protein, protein MTTALYILIFLATFFGMEFMAWFTHKYVMHGPLWVLHKDHHQHEPGFFEKNDAFFLIFAVPSWLGIMLGLMYQQYWAVYMGAGIAAYGFTYFMVHDVFIHQRFKWLRRSDHPYWRAIRKAHKVHHKHLNKEHGECFGMLVVPIKYYREAFRYVQAQKK, encoded by the coding sequence ATGACCACGGCTCTCTACATCTTGATTTTTCTCGCCACCTTCTTTGGAATGGAGTTCATGGCGTGGTTCACGCATAAGTATGTCATGCACGGCCCGCTTTGGGTACTGCACAAGGACCACCACCAACACGAACCAGGATTCTTTGAGAAGAATGATGCCTTCTTCCTCATTTTTGCCGTGCCCAGTTGGCTCGGAATTATGCTGGGACTGATGTATCAGCAGTATTGGGCAGTTTACATGGGCGCGGGTATCGCGGCCTATGGATTCACGTATTTCATGGTACACGATGTGTTTATTCACCAGCGATTCAAGTGGCTACGCCGATCGGATCATCCGTATTGGCGCGCCATCCGCAAAGCGCATAAAGTACACCACAAGCACCTCAATAAGGAGCATGGCGAATGCTTTGGCATGCTGGTGGTTCCCATTAAGTACTACCGCGAAGCGTTTCGCTACGTCCAAGCACAAAAGAAATGA
- a CDS encoding lycopene cyclase domain-containing protein, producing the protein MNEHYYYLLINLFTISVPLIRSFEPRIHYAGSFKELFAGIGITGTIFIVWDAIFTARGVWGFNPRYLSGIEAFGLPLGEWLFFVTVPFSCVFIYRVLNYFFPADPAGRWSRSLTQFLIFFSLALALSNTDKAYTFWTFLLLGLTLGALYYYGATHLAYFYRAYAVILIPFLIVNGILTGTGIEEQIVWYNDAENLGLRIGTIPVEDTFYGMLLILGVVTIYEYRLRARS; encoded by the coding sequence ATGAACGAGCACTATTACTATCTGCTCATCAATCTTTTCACCATTAGTGTGCCTTTGATTCGGAGCTTTGAGCCCCGCATCCACTATGCCGGCAGTTTTAAAGAGCTCTTCGCGGGAATTGGCATCACAGGTACCATCTTCATCGTATGGGACGCCATCTTCACCGCTCGCGGCGTTTGGGGTTTCAATCCGCGCTACTTAAGCGGAATCGAGGCCTTTGGATTGCCCCTAGGAGAGTGGCTCTTCTTTGTGACCGTGCCTTTTTCGTGCGTGTTCATCTACCGCGTTCTCAATTACTTTTTTCCGGCTGACCCTGCGGGTCGATGGTCGCGTTCCCTGACCCAGTTCCTCATCTTCTTCTCGCTGGCCTTGGCTCTTTCCAATACCGATAAGGCCTACACCTTTTGGACCTTTCTGCTCTTGGGGCTGACCCTCGGTGCCTTATACTACTATGGTGCAACGCACTTGGCATATTTCTACAGGGCCTACGCCGTGATCTTGATTCCCTTTCTCATCGTTAACGGGATTCTGACCGGAACCGGTATAGAAGAGCAAATTGTTTGGTACAACGACGCTGAAAACTTGGGTCTGCGCATTGGGACCATTCCAGTGGAGGATACCTTTTACGGCATGCTCCTGATCCTCGGTGTGGTCACCATCTACGAATACCGATTGCGGGCTCGTTCCTGA
- a CDS encoding bacteriorhodopsin gives MNLLDIVAIPKDDPVAFTFFTGYMAMLAASVFFFFERGRVDGKWKLSLLVSGLITGIAAVHYYYMRDYYMATGENPTALRYIDWTLTVPLMCVEFYLLTKAAGATKSLMWKLIGASVWMLVTGYYGEAFTDGSTGHSVLWGALSTLGYLYVLYTAWFGEVAKLAENGDAVVKRGVRTLAWFVLVGWAIYPIGYMCMPGGWLNTGLGWTSENVDLFYNIADAINKIGFGLVVYGIATSSSNETATA, from the coding sequence ATGAATTTATTAGACATTGTAGCCATTCCCAAAGATGATCCAGTAGCGTTTACATTCTTTACTGGATACATGGCCATGCTGGCCGCTTCCGTATTCTTCTTCTTCGAGCGTGGAAGAGTGGATGGCAAATGGAAACTCTCCTTGTTGGTGTCCGGTTTGATTACCGGTATCGCAGCGGTACATTACTACTACATGCGCGATTACTACATGGCCACAGGGGAGAATCCAACTGCCTTGCGCTACATTGACTGGACACTCACAGTGCCCTTGATGTGTGTCGAATTCTATTTGTTAACGAAGGCGGCCGGAGCCACCAAAAGCTTGATGTGGAAACTCATCGGAGCATCTGTTTGGATGTTGGTCACCGGATACTACGGTGAGGCCTTTACCGATGGTTCTACGGGACACAGCGTATTGTGGGGTGCATTGTCCACCTTGGGATACCTCTATGTCTTGTACACAGCTTGGTTCGGTGAAGTAGCCAAATTAGCCGAGAATGGAGATGCTGTCGTGAAACGCGGTGTGCGCACCTTGGCTTGGTTTGTCCTTGTAGGATGGGCAATCTACCCTATTGGATACATGTGTATGCCAGGAGGATGGCTTAACACCGGTTTAGGATGGACTTCTGAGAATGTAGACCTGTTCTACAATATCGCAGACGCCATTAACAAAATTGGATTCGGATTGGTCGTGTACGGAATTGCGACTTCATCCAGCAACGAAACAGCTACAGCGTAA